ttcccacaaaacaagagaaagggaattgtaagggccctttaaatgggcgccacagtgcatcgaGAGATTGAGttgcccagaagtaatctctgtggatataggactgccttgtaggtgggatcctgtccattttgagatagcttcgtaatgggtgactctctcgctgattggctgtgtgtgacctcacaggccctatgtaagcccactgcaggcagcagtcactctctttaacctggcgctcttcaccctggctccctagcctgggtggccaagccgagatggatagccaaaagaggtaaggagtttggtagtgaacacgtgggtctgctgaccaggtgttcacttgggaaccaacaagtcagggcattatgtgagtaggtgtaataaaggcttttaagattacatgtggttgttcttgagcgcgctaccggttattaagatacagattcaagagatcgtggccagagacctttgaaggcctcagaggaggccagccgggtagagttcacactgcaaaggacagtggtcaaaggtactctggtgggtctaggacagactagtaattgtaactgccgggagagcacgttacaatgctatttgaatgcatttttttttttttttgctacgaGGTGGGCATTAAGGTATACATATCTGCAATTGGCTTGAAGTAGGGAGGATGCCATTTTCCTCTCAGGGccatgaatgagtgaatgaggaTTATGATAGATTAAGATAGACCTCCTGAGGAATGACTAGGTGGTACATTAGGAAGAATGCCTGGAtagaagtcagaaggacctgacatcacttgaaaaaaaatagttatgAGAGAACTAGATAGCTTTGTTGAGGGAAGTTTATGGGATTTTTATTCTCTATGTGATACTAAGCAAATCACATGATTTCTAGACCtacatttccttatttgtaacatGATGGTGttagattaaatgatctttaGTCTATCcgtaaggttccttctagttctaaatttgaAGATTCCTTGAGTCTATCACTTCATTCATCATTCTTTTATCCAATATTAAGTATTTGTGGTCAGAATCCAATGATGTACTAGAGAAAATCCATcaacttaaaatttaacaaagaCACATTGTTCTCATAGAGTTTGCAATTCGGGTAAAGGCTTAAGCaagggtgtgctggtaaatatttaacagctatctcttcaaaaacaaaatgtaCAGACAGCATGCTTTTGAATTTAAGTTGTATTATTATCATATTCTCTATCCCTTTCTCAAGGCTAGACAATTAGCAAAATAATAAACCAAGCCCTAATTTGTAGGTTGGTTGGtttccaagatgtaaatgctcacactgaaaaattTCACAATAGCTGACTTCTTGGAGTCAGTCCCAGGGGCTCCAGAATACTTATGGGGGTAAGGcacacacagacaaaaaaaaaatatagatcacAGTATTACTTGAAAAGcatttcagagaaaagaaaaacggAGCGTTATGTGTTGGAATAGAAAAGGTTGAAAGCATAGTCGGTCTAGGTGACAGCAATCTGCCCTCTCAGTAGATGTCTTAGCTCCACTTCCTTCACTTCCCTCCATCGGATTTACCCAAACACAGGAGGACTAAccctttctttttcctacttCCGGCTCTAGGTGTTCCCCTGACTGAGGGGAAGGGCAGAGAACAGGGAATCTGTCATGGTAAGGATCTTAACTTCACTCTTCCCCCAACTTTGGCAACCAGGCACCAGAGCAGAGATATTGAACTGGAGGTCTCTAGTTGTGCTAAACCCTGACATCCAGGATCCTCCTTTGCTGATCtcagttctctctcttctctctctccagatGCTTTACCCGCTTTTTCTGACATTTATCCTTCTGGAGCACACAAAATATCAAAGTAAGTTAAGACCCCATgcattccctcctttccccctgaGCTTTCCATCTCCATCACTCAGCCTGTGCTTGTCCCTAAGGGAGATAGGGAAGAATGGTTCAGCTCTTCCCTGGGCATCTGGTAGAGGTAGACCTAGATTAAgtttcctggcttctttctgGGTAATAGGACTAGAATTAAGAGacaattaaatgtttattatattgtattcttctctttctccttatagCAAGATAACCATAATGGTTCAGAATTAGCACATACCTGCAAAGTGAGAGATAATATCATCTGCATTACTTACCACAGAGTTGTTATCAGGAAAAAGATATGATGCCTTACAAACCTTGAAGTGATATTGAAACATCggccattgttattattattgttgtaatCCATCTTAGTCTTCTAGAGTTGGTCCTAGGGACAAGTTATCTcactattctattacatttaattctttatgtgttatattattttgatattatatttttacatttaaatttaatatttaaaagaatatcgAAATTAAATTTAAGTAAAAGAATATTTTCCTACTATTGTCAAATTAGTTTAAGGGTTTTTTGTAACTGGATAAAGTATTGAGATGTCAATAATCATTGTAAAATCATCTTGTATAGACTCACTGGAAGCAACTTTAGAGCAgaaattctgtttctctaatgatgattttgattttttctgctaagcctttagatttgaataatgaTGGTGTTGGTGGTGACgatgatgaagataatgattGTAATTTAAAGGAGTTATCCCTTGTCTGAGGTTGAGGGAGGTAATCACTGAAGCTGTGCAAGGCATGAGGGAGTGGGCTGCTTATCTGGATTCAAAGGATATGGGTATCCATACATAGTCACTTCCTTCTCTAACAGGGAACTTTACCCACATCTGGAAAGCTGGAGGCTACATGGAAGAGATTCCATGGTATATTAGTGTGGGCCATTCTTCAAAAAACTACTGGCAGCATGTTTGTGGAGGTTCTCTCATCCACCCTCAATGGGTCCTGTCTGCTGCCCACTGCTTTGGCATGTGAGTTACCCTTTCCTTATTCATCTGAGTGAATAGGATTGCATCTGGAGATTGGAGTAGAGAAAGGGATTTGGGTGCTAAATCTAGACTATGTCACTTTTCAGGCTTCTCCTCTATAAAGTGGAATTATAGTTTCTGCCCTGGTTTCTTCACTTGACATTCAAACTGTAAGGTACCAAACACATGAGTGGTACCATTACTATTATTAAGTGGGAAACCCCGGAGAGAGACGCAGTAAATAGGAGAGATTTCCCTCTAGTTGAGTGTGGGTAAGTTGTGGGATGTGCCCAGGGCACATCAACCCCCTAGATCCAGAGGGCAGGAACCTGGGACAACTCTATGTAGTAGGACCTTCCAATACTAACCCAGTTGTCTCTAAGGAATATTTGCCCTCCTCTTCCCCAGATATCTAAAAAACACTCCAAATTTAATGGTAAATCTAAAGTCAAAATCTAACAACAAGTATCTGCCTGTGATCAAGATTGTGATTCACCCAAACTTCACACGTGGAAGCTTTGATGCAAACATTGCCCTGCTAAAACTGAAGACTCCTGTGGACTCTTACAAAGATATCAGCATCATTGGCCTCCCTGCTGCCTCACAGAACTTTCCCTCAAAAATGGAGTGCTGGGTGACTGTCTGGAGGTGTATCAAATTTAGAGGTAAGTGATGGGAGTGACCCTGTATCCTTTGGGCATCTTGGATTTATCAGTGTTGGAAAAGGAGCCTGGTCTACACCAGGACTAACATCTGTTCCAGTTCTCAGAGCTGTGCAATGACCAGACCCAACAAGCACTTAGGAACATGTCCCTACTCTTCAGAGCTGGctgtaatgttctcttccttctctccacaggtccttttgtatttattattccaCTGAAAAATCTGCATATTTCTGTGATGGATGCCCTTATTCGTGACCAAATATACCACAAGACTTTCATTACTGCCCCATCTCAGAAAATATTCCTTAATGACATGCTATGTACCAGCAGCTGGATCTGGAGACAGAAATCTGTCcttgtgagatttttttcctctctctggtTCCTCTTTTGACTCCAGATTGGATCCAAGGGTTCACTTTATTCATAGCCATGCTAAcagactctttctctctctctctctctctctaaaggTTAACTCTGGTGGACCCTTGCTCTGTAAAGTTCAAAACTCTTGGCTTCAGACTGGGGTGATATCCAGGCAAATTCATGGACGTAATATCATCTCTCTAGTCACTGCCTATGTGGATTGGatcaataaatatattaagtGATGTTCTGGTCCAATTCCTTCATCTTCTACCCCAGAATCAGCACCTGTTCCAGTCATGAGCCAAAGCCTTGTGGGGAACTGATAAAATCTTTCTTCTACTTGTCCTTTCAcatccttccttcattcctcatTATATGATCCTGCACTTCACTCAGCCTTCTCCTATAAATGACTCCTTTCCTGAATGACTTTAGCCTTCATTTTGATTCCCAGGCTATATGATGGAGGTCAAAGTCCTGGACTGGGACTGAAGTTCTAGTAGGACTATCTGAGTGAACTTGAGCATGCTGCTGGGTTTCAAAATATCCTGGACTCCTGGAGCATGGTAAGGATGATGGAGAAGATCTGAGGCAAGAAGGAGAAAGTGTGACTTCATACACATGATACCACTCATAGCCTAATTAAGCCATTTGCAATTTTCTCTTGGTGTGGAATCAatggtttctttcttccttttgtttgggtgggaaatgaagagaagaaaggatcCATCCCAAGACTCAAAACTATTTGGAACTTTTGAAAACCTTACTCTACCTATGTCTTCCAGCTTTATGTCATCTAAAATTTTGATAATTTGCCATCTATGACTTTATACAAATCATTGATAAAGTAATAAACAGTGCAAAGTCAAATAAACAGCTCTGAGACATTCTCTTATCACACAGATCttgagtcatttaacctcatatctcttcaaatcttttatttctttcaagtgGTATGTAGAATACCCTGATGACaaaatcacttattttctctcttcattgaTTTTCTCCTAAATACTTTTTACCATGCTTTCTTCCTCAGCTTCCTAGATTTAATGtgttagagcagtggtcctcaaactttttaaatagggggccagttccctgtccctcagactgttggagggctggactacagtaaaaacaaaaactcacactctgtcttcgcccctcagtccatttgccataacccgaaGGGCAGCATGAACTTCCTCaggggctgcatctggcccacgggccatagtttgagaactcctgcatTAGAGAAAGAGTGCTGAACTTACGCGGCTTAATTTGGAATCATGGAAACAAAATTCTGAGACTTACTGCCCATATTGATATTAAGCAAGTCATATTACCTCTTTTGGcctattttgtaaaatgaaggactgTTCTGATCAGTACCCTAGAAATTTGTGTTTGATATTGGAGTGGAATGAGATATTCTTAAATGTTTTGATAGTTGACAAAATaagatttatttatctatttcagGAAAAGCATTTTTGGCAAAGACAAGCATTGAAGACACCCTAAGTTTAATTAATTGCGAGAAATTCTTTTGCTTGAAATGTCCATCATTTTCCACTAGCCAAACAATGGAGAATTCATGGAATTCCTTGCAGCTATTTTGTACTCAGGAAACTAGGAAATGATATCAAGAGAATGAACTTTTAGTCACCAGAGCCAACCAAATCTTGAGGGTGATCTCaattcttttaaggaaaaactaaccTAACTTTCATGGGAATGGGGTGGTGGATGGGAAGGGATTAATATATTACTCCTATTACCAGGGGttaactagatgatctctaagaacCTTTTTTGTTTCTAAATCTATACTTCTATAAAATATAGCTTCTCTCTGCCCATCTTTTACCTAttatgttgccttttttttttaaactaagattaTATCCATCTGAAGCCACATTATATTCATGGGTTTCATTCCACCTAGTCTGTGATACCTTTGAAGTTaagtttgtttcttttcatttagaCCTCTAGCCCTTTTGGCTTGGCGCCTAAATTTGGACTTTTTAGGCATACATGCAAGGCAGGGTTTTTAAAACTGGATCCTTTCTTGTGAAgtgaaattcaatttattttttccagaacAAGACAGACTTCATTTCTCCTTCAATGTTCTAGGATACTCCTGAGGATTTGGAATATCTCTTCCAtgatctatctatcatctatctatctatctatctatctatctatctatctatctatctatctatctatctatctatcttagaTGATATGCACATATCATCTCAACAACAAAACAGACATTGCTGATGTAGCATCTTAGAGAAGTAGACATCTTCTTCAATCTTGATGGGTCAGAGCTGAGGGTCTACTCAGAACTGCACACCTCTTATCTGTTGCTCCTTATTTTGTCCTCTGCAAAAAAATCTGTCCGGTCTGACAATTACCTTGACAATAATCTGCTAAAAGACATCCTGTCTCCTTAGCTGACTCCTACTTAtctcttttataatttacaaCCTTGCTAAGCTAAGCCCCAATTTTTCAGTATATAAAGCCTTCCTGAACAATTTCTAATTTGCTAGGCTTCCTTTTGAAGCTAGCCTGTCAGCTATAGCATAAACTATTTTGTGATTTTAAGAGAATCTCTGAATTCAAACTATCAACCATGACTATCTCACTCTTCATTTTGGTTCTGAAACCTGGGAGGTTCCCTTTGCAGACTTGGACTCTGAGAGTCATTCAAGATAGTTGAAATGACTTTTGAAATCCTTTCATCCATGGCTGGCCCTGCAGAAGGCCCTAGACTCCTGGTAGCTGTGCTTCCCCCAGGTCTTGGGAAACTGGTGAGACAGGTCCTAACCAGATCATGTGGAGCTTTTTGAAAGGAAagcctttctctctccatctctctctatctctgtctctctgtctctatcccttcCTTACTCactaaaaagggaaacaatatgtcaattatacatgtgaagtcatgcaataCATTTTCCTATCATCCATATTACAAAAAAGactagccaagtctttcacagttgattttcACTGTAACATTGTTATTACTGTGCACAATATTTTTcctgttcttctcatttcacttgcACCAATTGATTATATGTCTTGCCATGATTTTCCTGAACCATCCTcccataatttcttatagcatcaTAGAATTCTATCACAataatatatcacaacttgtttaaccattccctcGTTTATgagcatcctttcaatttccaattctttgccactacaaaaagagtggctataaatatttttatacataaatgagctggagaaggaaatggcaaatcactccagtacttttgccaaggaaacaatacattttctttttccttttctttgatctctttggagataGACCCAATAAggctattgctggatcaaaagggtaTGCATACTTttgtagtcctttgggcatagttccagattgctctccagaatggttggagcagttcactactccaccaacaattcattaatgtactcatcctctttccccctcagcatttgtcatttcttataggtaGCAAGTGGTGTCTTggtgttattttaatttgcctttctctagatcatagtgatttagaacatttttccctatatgactatagatagctttgatttattctgaaaattgcctgttcatatactttgactatttgtcagttttttttgtaaaattgatTCAGTtgcctatatatttgagaaataagatctttattagagaaacttgtaaTTTTTTTGATAATACATCACTAACTATGGTACttaaaaatgtcatttcctttattatctctttcaattaagcctatttttgcttttgttttgtctgagatcatgattgccacCCATTCCCTCttaacttcagttgaagcataatagacttTGTTCAGCCCTTCATTTCAattctgtgtgtgtctttttgtCTCATGTACGTCTCTTGTTCTAGTTTCCAATatattctgctatccacttctgtccTATGAGTTATCTCATCAATTTTGTGCaattaactgagtgaagactCTCTCATGGGAATATAGCTACCTTAATTGTGATGTGagattttataataacaaatagaacATCagctaaaaaaaagtttcaggtgTTTATAccctcatttaacttttttgttttttatattttatatatattttttatttttttggtctagcatattatttttttttatcaaaactttttatttacaaaacatatgcatgggtaatttttcatcactgacccttgcaaaaccttttgttccaaattttcccctcctttaccccacctcctcccctagctggtaggtagtctaatacatgttaaatatgttaaaatatttgctaaattcaatatatgtatacatatttatacagttatcttgctgcacaagaaaaatcagatcaagaaggaagaaaaaaaaagctgagaaagaaaacaaaattcaaagaaacaataacagagagagagaatgaaatgttgtggtccacactcagttcccatggtcctctctctgggtgtagatggctctcttctttgctgaacaagtggaattggtttgaatcatctcattgttgaagagagccaccccgttcattagaattgatcattgtatgttcttgttgttgctgtgtacaatgatctcctggttctgcttatttcacttagcattagttcatgtaagtctctccaggtctctctgaaatcatcctgttggtctttccttacagaacaataatattccataacattcatacaccataatttattcagtcattctccaattgatgggcatccactcagtttccagtttctagccactacaaaaagggctgtcacaaacaattttgcacatgtgggtccctttccctctttaaaatctttttgggatataatcccagtagaaacacttctggatcaaaggatatgcagagtttgataactttttgagcatagttccaaattgctctccagaatgattggatccattcacaattccaccaacaatgtataagtgtcccagttttcccacatctccaacattggtcattattgtttcctgtcatcttagccaatctggtaggTGTGCAGTGgcatctcatagttgtcttaatttgcatttctctgattaatagttaTTTGGAAGACCTTTACATATGATTacaatagtttcagtttcttcatctaaaaattgttcgtttcctttgaccatttatcatttggagaatggcttaacttcttataaattagagtcaattctctatatattttagaaatgaggcctttatcagaacctttgaatataaaaatgtttccccagtttattgcttcccttttaatcttgtctgcattagttttgtttgtacaaaaaccttttaactcaatgtaatcaaaattatctgttttatggtcaataatgatctctagtacttttttggtcacaaattctttccttcaccacagatatgagagataaactatccaatgttcttctaatttgtttgtaatatcattct
This sequence is a window from Sminthopsis crassicaudata isolate SCR6 chromosome 1, ASM4859323v1, whole genome shotgun sequence. Protein-coding genes within it:
- the LOC141554441 gene encoding tryptase beta-2-like isoform X2; its protein translation is MMLYPLFLTFILLEHTKYQRNFTHIWKAGGYMEEIPWYISVGHSSKNYWQHVCGGSLIHPQWVLSAAHCFGIYLKNTPNLMVNLKSKSNNKYLPVIKIVIHPNFTRGSFDANIALLKLKTPVDSYKDISIIGLPAASQNFPSKMECWVTVWRCIKFRGPFVFIIPLKNLHISVMDALIRDQIYHKTFITAPSQKIFLNDMLCTSSWIWRQKSVLVNSGGPLLCKVQNSWLQTGVISRQIHGRNIISLVTAYVDWINKYIK
- the LOC141554441 gene encoding tryptase beta-2-like isoform X4, with amino-acid sequence MKRTKLLLNERAINKFLKTTMHKMLYPLFLTFILLEHTKYQRNFTHIWKAGGYMEEIPWYISVGHSSKNYWQHVCGGSLIHPQWVLSAAHCFGIYLKNTPNLMVNLKSKSNNKYLPVIKIVIHPNFTRGSFDANIALLKLKTPVDSYKDISIIGLPAASQNFPSKMECWVTVWRCIKFRGYMMEVKVLDWD
- the LOC141554441 gene encoding tryptase beta-2-like isoform X1 produces the protein MKRTKLLLNERAINKFLKTTMHKMLYPLFLTFILLEHTKYQRNFTHIWKAGGYMEEIPWYISVGHSSKNYWQHVCGGSLIHPQWVLSAAHCFGIYLKNTPNLMVNLKSKSNNKYLPVIKIVIHPNFTRGSFDANIALLKLKTPVDSYKDISIIGLPAASQNFPSKMECWVTVWRCIKFRGPFVFIIPLKNLHISVMDALIRDQIYHKTFITAPSQKIFLNDMLCTSSWIWRQKSVLVNSGGPLLCKVQNSWLQTGVISRQIHGRNIISLVTAYVDWINKYIK
- the LOC141554441 gene encoding tryptase beta-2-like isoform X3, producing MKRTKLLLNERAINKFLKTTMHKMLYPLFLTFILLEHTKYQRNFTHIWKAGGYMEEIPWYISVGHSSKNYWQHVCGGSLIHPQWVLSAAHCFGIYLKNTPNLMVNLKSKSNNKYLPVIKIVIHPNFTRGSFDANIALLKLKTPVDSYKDISIIGLPAASQNFPSKMECWVTVWRCIKFRGPFVFIIPLKNLHISVMDALIRDQIYHKTFITAPSQKIFLNDMLCTSSWIWRQKSVLAI